The nucleotide sequence GATTACagtaaacaacatttttttttataaaattgtatcaaCATAAAGCAAACCACTCTGTAATTAATGCAATTGTGAATTGAAAATGAGTAAGCCAACTAAATAATCTaactaaaaactctttaaatgcCTCTTTAAGCACGATTTCATTAAGCTGCACAGCATAATCTCTTGCAGTCAAGTGCTGCTTGGGACCAGTGGGCAGCTGACCTTTTAGGTGGGGTGACTGACGATTAGGTGAAGGGCCTCCTTATGATTGCaaagaaaaagtagttttttgAGATCAAACATCAAAACTTACAAGGATTAAACAAAACGTAAAACAGTGTGTTGCCCTTCCTCCACAACTATTTAACTACAATATCTCGAAGAATTGTACGGCATTGACGTCGGGTAACGATATTGATGGCTTTTGATCAAAAGCAAATAGTTATCCTTTGTCCATTTCTCACAGCTTCCGTTTTTCGCCAGTAAATCCATGACCTTATTTACCACATGAATAATGCAAGAAAAGTGTGAGCTTAATACTTAAGTGTATGGCACACTATATACCCACAAATGCTGGTTCGACGTGACAAGGACGTATTAGATTTATATTCGACTAATTACCGCCACTTCAGCAGTATTATCAgaagatatattatattatatgtaatgtTTCCTGTTATTATAAAAACATCATTCTTTCGAATACTCAGCATGGGTTTTAGCACATTGATTCAAGAACACTACCTATTATAACCAGCACTTCCTTAACCAAAATACTCATAGTTATATGCCACCAACAACAGTCACTTCAATAGCATTTCCAGAATATTAAGGGGAATGTTTTAGGCTCttacttcaaaaacttttttatcaccAATCCTTCTAGAGAAAATACACTTGCAATTAAAACCACGGTTTTATGTATGGGCAAACCCACAGAGGTATAGTTGTGGTAGATATAATCAAATAATAGCcaattttgtgaattatttatttataaggtatatttttgaaacaatGTCTCGGAATTCGATCTCAGCTTTATTTTGCACAACTATAAGCATTCGGATTTCCATTCATATGTAGCCTCGGCTTTTCAACAAAATTGAAGCACAACCACcccgaaaacataaaaaaacttttgccACAAATTACACAATATTGACTCCTGTAAAACTTACGTTTAATGGCACAATAACGAAATCAATGCCTCACAATTGCGatgctattattttttacagCCGTTTTTACACAAAGGACATTTTATACAGTTCCAATAATGTCGCCAACAAGTAAAAATCTCACATAAAAATAGCTTTCTTCTTGCGTAGAAATCAAATATGGCGTGAAAATGGAGTAAACTACCTCGCACCGCACCGCGACGGATGACATTTGCTGTTGCGGTTTCGAAATTTCGAACTTCGATTACACACCAAGGCCGCCATCGAAAAGTTCTCTCAGCGACATCTACCCGGTAaaataattttgacatttttctttgtATCTTTCCTTTCGTGTAAATCCGTAAACAATTTGTActtgacattttgtttacaACCGTTTTTTCTTTGAGTAACGAGTGGTCCCACTAAGAGCGCGTAtattattctaataaaaaaatagtggtaCCACCAAATGTTTTCCTGAAAGTACCGTCCAATAATAGCTTGACTTAGTAAACTTTCaagttaaaatatataattatcatTATCACTTTCACTTAAATACATTAGTTTCACATTACTCGTAATTTTAAtagtatttttgtgaaaaaaaattcaactatctGTAGGAGCAACCGTACGAAGCGGAATCGAAAGCGAACGTCAgatagtttgtacatatatgctCATTTCTGACGTACATGTTGTCAGATAgtttttgttgattcttatattTCCTCTGACATTAAATCATAGTTGCCACTTAATTGTAGTTGAAAAACTCGAAAAGTACCGACTGCAAGTGATCATTCAGATACAAGGCTGCACGGAGATATtcaattgtttttcaatttattcttggttattttatttatttttattatgttctATTAAAATCACTAATTATACGCAGGTATACACATTTGAAGATCAATTCGTTAATTCAATTACCTATTAACACGTCACAAATTTATTGTGTGGTAACTTCGTgcctaataattttttattattggtttttttcatcAACACCTTATGATTGTTGAAAGTGAGTCACATAGGTGTCGTTTATAAGTTTTTCTTTGTTGGACAATATTTCTAGTCGAATAATATCTTTTTCCGCAACTTTGGAAATTAACATATAAGCAGTAAATATGTTTTCCAGTGGCCCAAACTATACGAAATTAAAGACAAATCTTCGACTCGCTTTGAATCGCTTGAAATTGTTGGAAAAGAAAAAGGCAGAACTAGCTCAAAAGGCTCGTAAGGAGATTGCCGACTATTTAGCCACTGGAAAAACGGAGCGTGCCCGTATTCGTGTGGAGCATATAATACGGTAACTTgacatataataatatatacataaataagccaatctaattttatttcctGATCAGGGAGGATTATCTTGTGGAAGCTATGGAAATAATCGAAATGTATTGTGACCTCATTTTGGCACGTTTCGGATTAATTACACAGATGAAAGAACTAGATGATGGGATTGCTGAGGCAGTATGTAGTTTGGTGTGGGTGTGTCCACGACTTCAAAGTGATGTTGCTGAACTAAAAGTTATATCGGACATTTTCATTGCCAAATACGGTGTTCAATTTGCGGAACATTCGCGAACAGCAACAGGAGATCATCAAGTATCCGGTAAACTAATGAATAAACTACAGCTCCAAGCTCCACCTAAATTGTtggtggaaaaatatttaattgagatagcgaaaaattacaatattgaATATGAGCCCGACCCACAAGTAATGCAAGAGGAAAAGGTTAATAGTATGTAGAGCTATACCATATCTTGGGTTCCCTTTGATTTACATTCTCTTTTATTAGCCGATCAGCCCCAGGCACATTTGATTGATTTATCCGACAGAAATAACTTGGGGGGTGATGGGGCTGTTGGCCCTCCCCCACAAATGGGTTTCATCGGTTATCCAGCACTTCCACCTCTTCCTGACCCTCCAGCAGCAAAGCCATTTAATTACCCACCACCATACGGCCCTGAACCGGGATCTGGCGGTGGATCAGCAACATATGGAGCTCCACCACCACAGCCGTTTGCATATAACATACCGCCAACACAGCCGCCTTATGAAACAAAAGATTTAAATACCTATTTTATAAATGTGAGTATTTAACTTAAATGTTTGCAAGCGTAAGATATtagagaaaaattacaaatcgcATGCcatattcttttttgtttgcttttgtggCATACCCTTGATTCGCCGTCAACTCATTTAGGAAGAATCGTCGACGACTTCTGATATTAACACCGCAAGTGACAGCCCTGATGAAAATATCTTGGTACGTTTACTTAATTGAATTTCATGTTTCTTATGTTCTACATACTTACAAAGTACAGATTTCGGGGGCAAGCTCATAAAtacaaacttaaaatatttttttttttcaatgtgatgTCTAAAATACTTCGTGCTTCCAAATATCTGAATATATTTCCGTGAGTTTCtccattatattttttgtttagttcgtttcttcactttttgtggcttaatatatgcacatactaaTCAACCGATCTCTATTCTATGTAAATAAGCAATAAGTCAAATTTGGTTTTCGAAGTCATTGTTATCTTGACCTTGATAAAAccacatttttacttaattatattaatatttttacttatacatgtaaaatatattttattctgatACATAAACgaactacaatttttttatatttatgttcatTTGTTCATCCGTTATTTCTTATCTTGCATCATCTTATATTAACTcgtaattttgttgcaatacctttttgttttttattttttatttcccatttaaatttattttttctcatgtAACAGCGACCTAAACCGAACGATGATCCCCCACCGCGATATTCATCAATTAATCCATTTAATATACAGGTAgtcttctttatttattttgttctttaGATTTTTTCTGCTGCTATTGAAACtgatggaattttttaaatttaatgtaattaaatattggatttttgatattttacaggataaaaataaaccaaaaccaCAGCCTCGGCAAAAATTGCCTCCTCCAGGCCCAAGCGCCCCACCAGTTTTACcagatatacaaaatttaccaaACGTTCCCAATGAACTCCCTGACATTCCGGCTGAAGAACCAAAACCAAATAATACTGATAATGATGACATAGACTTTGATGACCTATCGCGTCGTTTTGAGAACTTAAAAAAGCGTAAATGAGCGATATCGAAacaaacatatataaatatttgaaatgttaTAATCATTAATTTAAGTTCCAAGTCCTCTATTATCGTTGCGATTATTATACATGTGTACTTTGAGAAGAGTTATTAAAAATCTTTAGCGTTAGTGGTAaggagaaattttaatttaagaatttaataATGGTTTGAAATTGTCAATGCCAAcaataatatgataaaaaaaatatgtttctcaTTATCTTGAACTAAAATATCTCTTCATTCTCTACTACTTCTTTCAATTCGAGCAGCTCAACGAGTCCTTTGCCTTTAGTTTCATTTCGTATAAGTTCGTCGATAACTCGGTAGTTCCCTGGGTCGATGAGTAGTGTCATATGTAGCATCGCTTCGTCCCATTCCTCATGTTCGACTTTTGTAGCCAACTTGCTAACAGACTCTTTTAGTCTGTTGCCGCACTCCTTACCGACGAATGAAACACGGAGTTTCATGCGTGAACGCTCTATTGGAATGTGTTCGCGGAGCAACTTAATTGCGTCGAGTGTCTGTTGCTTCGTGTTCTTATTCATTTTAACAGAAAAGTGAGCGTCTTTTAATGATTTTTCAATAATAGTCGCTGGATAAGGACGGCGAGTTTCGGGGTTGACACATGACGCTGCTACACTGTTTATAATGCTATTCAGCTGAGATTCCAGAACAGATTGACGTTCTTTTTCAGATACCTGTAGCTCTCCTTTCGCAAGAATTTCCTTGCAAACTTCCGTTTCGTCGCTTTTGCCAAAAGCCTTCAAAAGCTCatctttttttgctgcttgcccTTTAGAAACATTAATAAACACTGTGTGTGTTTGTAGCACTTCATCGATATCCTTTTCTCTGAGAAGAAAACGAtcgtttataacaaaaatatatgtattattttcataCTCACGTGTTATTTCGCCAGGACAAcactttgtttttgtagcaggcAATTTCAAACCGCTTACCACCCTTCTTTAGCCTTACCACTGCTACATTGGTGAGACGTATCTGATTTGTTGGGGTAAAGATTTTGgacatttcttataatttattattaccaAATGTTCTGAAGTTTGTGAGTTTCGATGCTATGTTAAATATTTGTGGACTAATCTCAAGCTTATTACATTATGACGAATAAaatcatgaataataaaatcataATAAAGGAAATGTCACTCATTGTCAAGGCAAATTGAATACTGAAGGTGGCGTCTttccaaaacagttactttatttttcgcgattttgacaagtctgtcgTCAGGCTACTTTCCAATATAAAACacacgaacaaaacaaacaaaaggaagaaaaagtacatgtttgtgaaaattcagggcatggcttggtaatattgtgttTTGGGCGTTTTAACAAAACGAACTAATTAAAACGAAGTGGGAGTGTTAAATTCTGAAAGCACAAATGAATACAAATTAAGAAAGTAAACGTGGGGGTATAATTTGtggtgtttggttgtttccattgctttcatcTACTTctttttcacaaacaagtaattcgcctccctttgtttgtttattgatggactcttacgacacggcgagTGCAGAAGGCGCAATCTATTTCTCTATTATTCTTGTgcccaaggatgatagaatacatgttacacaatttaatttatgcttTCCCATTTTAATATGTGGcccttcgttttcattagtttgttcagtttaaatctcacaaatcacgaTATTGCCAtgtcattcactgaattttcacaaacatttgTGTGTTTTGTATTGGCAAGGgacctgacgtcagacttgtcaaaatcgcgaaagatAAATTAATTGTTCTGGGAGAGCGCCACCATAGTACTAATTCGATTGtacaaaattacaagaaaaaatctaagatgatagaatacaagaatACAAGGTAGCGTCTcccgaattcgctgtgtcgtcagagcccaagaatgatagagaagaAGATTgggccttccgaattcgccgtgtcgtaagagcccatccttgtcatgtcggtctccttgccgcggggatgaggcttaagtggcgagttaaccccattctatggagattaacttaccacgaactaagagggcagctccatataggaattgggtatccactcaaccgcggaacggcggaattggtggccacccaagtactatgtggagagtaccgtaccgacaacctggcaggaggtataaaatgcattttcttacaatgtggaggcttaacaaggatctttctgcacgaggtaacccacttctgggaaatcctcccgtcgagcaatcgacggctcgggcatcggatgtgcaggcccgaaccccacactcccctatgaccggaactgacacccagggtacCGGAGGAAGcgaactactagtggtgaaacatggcacattggctatgccaatggagagccgagtgagtgtgagtgatacaccgccgtcgaaacgatctgaagcaactgaacaagttgtggaggatgtggagatggcggacaatctctcagtagactcagacggatctctggtaccgagtaagtctttgacaacggttaaacctggtgcgaatcaggtaagtaccggtaaaaagaccgaagttattggagattcgaacgcaggtgttggtctaaccgcaaggcagatcaaacgaaggagacagaaggcgaggcaagccgaagcactagctaaggcaaggactcaagctccgtcaacttcgacacctgtaacggaaacgggaaagcgtggcagaacagaggattcctctgtagcgctgcgctcttccggaaacgaaacggggtctgtgccaacgaccgggaagaggagaaaggcaaagaagaggaaagtcgagagacggaattcggaaatgcctgcatcctcgacccaatccaaggcagacaaacctttgaatgacaaggcagaggctaagggacctcaaatgtcgaatgacactcttccgtcaacgtctggcgaatcattcgcgagaatggcagcaaaggcaatgacggcggagatacataccgacaaacaagatggtctactgtccaaagggcaacaagactatcttgacagctatctttggaaagctatcggtgagtcgaaagacgcgccgacgttcgaggggaaaagcgtggtagacggcatcgtaaaggtgcactgttccaatgctttttcccgagaatggctagaaaaagttatagcaaagattccagcctgcgaaaacagcaagtttattcttgttgagagtagcaaagaaaggctggtacgagcgagtgtctggattccgggtccttcctgtaattcagcagaactcctcaaacgcatccgtgttcagaataaggatctcgacacgactctctggagagtatactcgtgcaccaggcagaaatccgctaccacttcggaggcgggttcccacctggtactgggtatcgatcttgggtccctcaaggtgcttaagtcgaagtacggttgccgtcctcacctacatctggggcggatccagttccgcgtccaggataaggtggaggacaaagcgtaaatatactcagtctcatgactgaagtaatatttacacagattaatctg is from Anastrepha ludens isolate Willacy chromosome 4, idAnaLude1.1, whole genome shotgun sequence and encodes:
- the LOC128859842 gene encoding IST1 homolog isoform X1, giving the protein MFSSGPNYTKLKTNLRLALNRLKLLEKKKAELAQKARKEIADYLATGKTERARIRVEHIIREDYLVEAMEIIEMYCDLILARFGLITQMKELDDGIAEAVCSLVWVCPRLQSDVAELKVISDIFIAKYGVQFAEHSRTATGDHQVSGKLMNKLQLQAPPKLLVEKYLIEIAKNYNIEYEPDPQVMQEEKVNTDQPQAHLIDLSDRNNLGGDGAVGPPPQMGFIGYPALPPLPDPPAAKPFNYPPPYGPEPGSGGGSATYGAPPPQPFAYNIPPTQPPYETKDLNTYFINEESSTTSDINTASDSPDENILRPKPNDDPPPRYSSINPFNIQDKNKPKPQPRQKLPPPGPSAPPVLPDIQNLPNVPNELPDIPAEEPKPNNTDNDDIDFDDLSRRFENLKKRK
- the LOC128859842 gene encoding IST1 homolog isoform X2; this encodes MFSSGPNYTKLKTNLRLALNRLKLLEKKKAELAQKARKEIADYLATGKTERARIRVEHIIREDYLVEAMEIIEMYCDLILARFGLITQMKELDDGIAEAVCSLVWVCPRLQSDVAELKVISDIFIAKYGVQFAEHSRTATGDHQVSGKLMNKLQLQAPPKLLVEKYLIEIAKNYNIEYEPDPQVMQEEKVNTDQPQAHLIDLSDRNNLGGDGAVGPPPQMGFIGYPALPPLPDPPAAKPFNYPPPYGPEPGSGGGSATYGAPPPQPFAYNIPPTQPPYETKDLNTYFINRPKPNDDPPPRYSSINPFNIQDKNKPKPQPRQKLPPPGPSAPPVLPDIQNLPNVPNELPDIPAEEPKPNNTDNDDIDFDDLSRRFENLKKRK
- the LOC128859842 gene encoding IST1 homolog isoform X3; translation: MFSSGPNYTKLKTNLRLALNRLKLLEKKKAELAQKARKEIADYLATGKTERARIRVEHIIREDYLVEAMEIIEMYCDLILARFGLITQMKELDDGIAEAVCSLVWVCPRLQSDVAELKVISDIFIAKYGVQFAEHSRTATGDHQVSGKLMNKLQLQAPPKLLVEKYLIEIAKNYNIEYEPDPQVMQEEKVNTDQPQAHLIDLSDRNNLGGDGAVGPPPQMGFIGYPALPPLPDPPAAKPFNYPPPYGPEPGSGGGSATYGAPPPQPFAYNIPPTQPPYETKDLNTYFINEESSTTSDINTASDSPDENILDKNKPKPQPRQKLPPPGPSAPPVLPDIQNLPNVPNELPDIPAEEPKPNNTDNDDIDFDDLSRRFENLKKRK
- the LOC128859842 gene encoding IST1 homolog isoform X4, which translates into the protein MFSSGPNYTKLKTNLRLALNRLKLLEKKKAELAQKARKEIADYLATGKTERARIRVEHIIREDYLVEAMEIIEMYCDLILARFGLITQMKELDDGIAEAVCSLVWVCPRLQSDVAELKVISDIFIAKYGVQFAEHSRTATGDHQVSGKLMNKLQLQAPPKLLVEKYLIEIAKNYNIEYEPDPQVMQEEKVNTDQPQAHLIDLSDRNNLGGDGAVGPPPQMGFIGYPALPPLPDPPAAKPFNYPPPYGPEPGSGGGSATYGAPPPQPFAYNIPPTQPPYETKDLNTYFINDKNKPKPQPRQKLPPPGPSAPPVLPDIQNLPNVPNELPDIPAEEPKPNNTDNDDIDFDDLSRRFENLKKRK
- the LOC128859843 gene encoding ribosome maturation protein SBDS, with amino-acid sequence MSKIFTPTNQIRLTNVAVVRLKKGGKRFEIACYKNKVLSWRNNTEKDIDEVLQTHTVFINVSKGQAAKKDELLKAFGKSDETEVCKEILAKGELQVSEKERQSVLESQLNSIINSVAASCVNPETRRPYPATIIEKSLKDAHFSVKMNKNTKQQTLDAIKLLREHIPIERSRMKLRVSFVGKECGNRLKESVSKLATKVEHEEWDEAMLHMTLLIDPGNYRVIDELIRNETKGKGLVELLELKEVVENEEIF